The following coding sequences lie in one Dryobates pubescens isolate bDryPub1 chromosome 10, bDryPub1.pri, whole genome shotgun sequence genomic window:
- the ASMTL gene encoding probable bifunctional dTTP/UTP pyrophosphatase/methyltransferase protein isoform X1 gives MVLNPVLGKLVSKRVVLASASPRRQEILTNVGLRFEVVPSWFKETLEKSSFATPYEYAMETAKQKALEVANRMHVKHLRTPDVVIGADTIVSVDEEILEKPVDKQDAYRMLSRLNGKEHSVFTGVAIIHCSSKDNQLETEVTDFYEETKVKFSDLSEELLWEYIHSGEPMDKAGGYGIQALGGMLVEYVQGDFLNVVGFPLNHFCKKLAELYCPPPKHNIHHKKYDSIPSVDTFENLSDGESESSNFTEHKGASKLDSSGMCSLGAIYNSKNSSSAKTGFVVPLENQKGVSKSAAKLPPKILELMDGFRASKALFVASKLKIFDHLKDKGPLNAADIANEVEASVCGTERLLDACAALGLLEKTPQGYSNTDSANTYLTSDGEYSVHGYIIHSNDHLWPLFTNLESAVKEGSRQSHRDFGKKEDDLFKDYYHSQEVKQRFMAAMHSIAHLTARDVATAFDLSQFRSACDLGGCTGALAHELIQIYPNLKVTVFDLPEVITNISNFQPSGQHTASVTYVSGDFFKDNIPEADLYILSCILHDWPDTKIHVLLSKISAVCRPGSALLVAEIVLDEQKLHPPRAVLQSLSMTEGKQRSGSEYIQLLEKYGFTNVQVKITGNLVDAVLGFKKDLSP, from the exons ATGGTGTTGAACCCGGTGCTGGGGAAGCTAGTCAGCAAGAGGGTGGTGCTGGCCAGCGCCTCGCCGCGCCGACAGGAGATCCTCACCAATGTG GGGCTGCGGTTTGAAGTGGTTCCATCTTGGTTTAAGGAGACACTTGAAAAGTCATCTTTTGCAACCCCTTATGAGTATGCCATGgaaacagcaaaacagaaagctCTTGAAGTAGCAAACAGAATGCATGTA AAACACTTGAGAACACCTGATGTTGTCATAGGAGCAGACACTATTGTG TCTGTGGATGAGGAGATCCTGGAGAAACCAGTTGATAAGCAAGATGCTTATAGGATGCTGTCAAG gTTGAATGGGAAAGAGCACAGTGTCTTCACAGGAGTGGCTATTATACATTGCAGCAGTAAAG ATAATCAACTAGAGACAGAAGTCACTGATTTCTATGAAGAGACTAAAGTAAAATTTTCTGACCTGTCTGAAGAGCTCTTGTGGGAGTACATTCATAGTGGGGAGCCAAT GGACAAGGCTGGTGGATATGGAATCCAGGCCCTTGGTGGAATGTTAGTTGAGTATGTCCAGGGAGACTTCTTGAATGTGGTGGGATTTCCCCTGAATCACTTCtgcaaaaaactagcagaattGTACTGTCCACCCCCTAAACATAATATACACCATAAGAAGTATGACTCTATCCCTTCTGTGGACACTTTTGAGAACCTAAGTGATGGAGAAAGTGAATCTTCAAATTTCACAGAGCACAAAGGTGCTAGTAAGTTGGACAGCAGTGGGATGTGTTCCTTAGGAGCTATTTACAACTCCAAGAACAGTTCTAGTGCCAAAACTGGTTTTGTGGTACCTTTGGAAAATCAAAAAGGAGTGTCAAAAAGTGCAGCAAAACTTCCACCTAAAATTCTAGAGCTGATGGATGGATTTAGAGCTTCAAAg GCTCTGTTTGTAGCCTCTAAATTGAAAATATTTGATCATCTGAAAGATAAAGGACCACTGAATGCTGCAGATATTGCAAATGAGGTTGAAGCCTCTGTGTGTGGAACGGAAAGACTCCTTGATGCATGTGCTGCTCTTGGATTACTGGAGAAAACACCACAAG GTTACAGTAATACAGATTCAGCAAATACCTACCTGACCTCAGATGGGGAATACTCAGTTCATGGCTATATTATCCACTCTAATGACCACCTTTGGCCTCTCTTCACAAATTTGGAGTCTGCTGTCaaagaaggcagcaggcagagccatcGAGactttggaaagaaagaagatgatTTATTTAAG gaTTATTACCACAGCCAGGAGGTGAAGCAGCGTTTTATGGCTGCCATGCACAGCATTGCCCACCTGACAGCAAGGGACGTGGCTACAGCATTTGATCTTTCACAGTTTAGATCTGCTTGTGATTTAGGAG GTTGCACTGGAGCCCTGGCTCATGAACTAATACAAATATACCCAAATCTCAAGGTCACAGTATTTGACCTTCCAGAAGTCATTACAAACATCTCTAACTTCCAGCCTTCAGGACAACATACAGCTTCAGTGACATATGTATCAG GTGACTTCTTCAAGGATAATATTCCAGAAGCAGATCTTTATATCCTTTCCTGTATTCTTCATGACTGGCCTGACACAAAGATACATGTGCTGTTAAGCAAGATATCAGCTGTTTGCAGACCAG GAAGTGCCCTGCTAGTGGCAGAAATTGTGCTTGACGAACAGAAGCTGCACCCTCCTAGAGCTGTACTACAGTCCCTTAGCATGACAGAAGGCAAGCAGAGAAGCGGCTCAGAATATATACAGCTACTGGAGAAATATGGATTCACAAATGTACAAGTTAAGATCACAGGAAACTTAGTAGATGCTGTTTTGGGCTTCAAGAAGGATCTGTCACCATAG